A window from Herbaspirillum sp. meg3 encodes these proteins:
- a CDS encoding class I SAM-dependent DNA methyltransferase: protein MLDDIKKTLWATADKLRANMDAAEYKHLVLGLIFLKYISDTFSARQAELAMRFTDESDDYFLPDSNAELIAEELEDRDYYKAANVFWVAEGARWEALRAAAKQPDIGKRIDDALTVIEGENPKLKGILDKRYARAQLPDGKLGELVDLVSTIGFGTNASEARDVLGQVYEYFLGMFASAEGKRGGQFYTPASIVKTLVAVLAPHHGQVYDPCCGSGGMFVQSEKFIEAHGGKLGDVSIYGQEANPTTWRLAAMNLAIRGIDFNLGREPGDTFIKNQHPDLRADFILANPPFNISDWWHGSLEGDPRWVYGDPPKGNANYAWLQHMLHHLKPNGRAGIVLANGSMSSSQNNEGVIRAAMVDADVVEVMIALPGQLFFNTQIPACLWFLTKQKKREGEVLFIDARKQGKMISRVQTELNDEAITYIADTVAAWRGEVEAGATVTEYQDVPGFCRSVPLAEIAQHGHVLTPGRYVGAEEVEADDEAFADKIQKLTEKLGEQMSKGSELDALIRQKLGGLGYEF from the coding sequence ATGCTCGACGACATCAAAAAAACACTCTGGGCAACCGCTGACAAGCTGCGCGCCAACATGGACGCCGCAGAATATAAGCATCTGGTTCTCGGGCTGATTTTTCTCAAGTACATCTCAGACACCTTCTCAGCACGTCAGGCAGAACTCGCGATGCGGTTTACCGATGAGTCGGATGATTATTTTCTGCCCGATTCCAATGCCGAATTAATTGCGGAAGAACTGGAAGACCGCGATTACTACAAGGCTGCTAACGTTTTCTGGGTGGCCGAAGGTGCCCGGTGGGAAGCCTTACGCGCAGCCGCCAAACAACCGGACATCGGCAAACGCATTGACGATGCCCTGACCGTTATCGAGGGCGAGAACCCCAAGCTCAAAGGCATCCTGGACAAACGCTACGCCCGAGCGCAACTACCTGATGGCAAGCTTGGCGAGCTGGTGGACTTGGTTTCCACTATCGGCTTTGGCACCAACGCATCGGAAGCGCGTGATGTACTGGGACAAGTGTACGAATATTTCCTGGGTATGTTCGCCAGTGCGGAAGGCAAGCGGGGCGGCCAGTTCTACACGCCTGCCAGCATCGTCAAGACCTTGGTTGCCGTGTTGGCCCCACACCATGGCCAAGTGTATGACCCTTGCTGCGGCTCGGGCGGCATGTTCGTGCAATCTGAAAAATTCATCGAAGCCCATGGCGGCAAGTTGGGCGACGTGTCCATCTACGGTCAAGAGGCCAATCCGACTACCTGGCGTCTGGCAGCCATGAACTTGGCGATTCGCGGCATCGATTTTAACTTGGGTCGCGAACCCGGCGATACCTTCATCAAGAACCAACACCCGGACCTGCGGGCCGACTTCATTCTGGCTAACCCGCCGTTCAATATCAGCGACTGGTGGCACGGCAGTCTGGAAGGCGACCCGCGCTGGGTCTATGGCGACCCACCAAAAGGCAATGCCAACTACGCATGGTTACAGCACATGCTGCATCACCTCAAACCAAATGGCCGTGCCGGTATCGTGCTGGCCAATGGTTCGATGAGTTCAAGTCAAAATAATGAGGGTGTCATTCGTGCTGCCATGGTTGATGCTGACGTGGTGGAGGTGATGATTGCACTGCCAGGGCAGTTGTTCTTCAATACCCAGATTCCAGCTTGTTTGTGGTTCTTGACCAAGCAGAAAAAGCGCGAGGGCGAAGTGCTGTTCATCGATGCACGTAAGCAGGGTAAGATGATTTCCCGCGTTCAGACCGAGTTGAACGATGAAGCAATTACCTACATTGCGGATACTGTTGCGGCATGGCGTGGCGAGGTAGAAGCTGGTGCTACCGTTACCGAGTATCAAGATGTGCCGGGCTTTTGCCGTAGCGTGCCTCTAGCCGAGATTGCCCAGCACGGCCATGTGCTGACGCCGGGTCGCTATGTTGGCGCTGAAGAAGTTGAGGCTGATGATGAGGCCTTTGCCGACAAGATACAAAAGCTGACTGAGAAGTTGGGTGAGCAGATGAGCAAGGGCTCGGAACTAGATGCGCTGATTCGGCAGAAGTTGGGAGGACTCGGGTATGAGTTCTGA
- a CDS encoding DUF1289 domain-containing protein yields MSKEVKSPCVSLCFLKHDVCTGCGRSKSEIKDWKGMKHKEQKVTVERAVIRLKEIRKKEGKR; encoded by the coding sequence GTGAGTAAAGAAGTTAAAAGCCCTTGTGTCTCACTTTGTTTTCTGAAGCACGATGTCTGCACTGGGTGTGGCCGCTCCAAATCTGAAATCAAGGATTGGAAGGGCATGAAACACAAGGAGCAGAAGGTGACCGTTGAGCGCGCAGTGATACGGCTGAAGGAAATCCGCAAGAAAGAAGGGAAGCGATAG